The Mangrovivirga cuniculi genomic sequence TTGGAAAAAGTAAAAGGTTCCAAAATACTCGTTCTTGATGCACTTCAAAAAGAAAAGCATATATCTCATTTTACATTAGACGAGGCAGTAGAATTGATTCAAAAAGTAAATCCGGAGCAAGCTTACCTGATCCATATTAGTCACCGAATGGGTAAACATAAGGTTGTAGAAGCAGAACTTCCAGATAACATATCTTTAGCATACGACGGTCTTAAGATCCAATTGTAATCATGCATTTAACAGCCTATTTTATTTCAGTCCAGGCAAATGAATTAGATAACTATTTTAGAGGAAGCGAAGAACATTTATATATGGCCGAATGTTATTCACAAAATAAGGATGAGGTCATTTTCGGGTTTGCTAACTCATCTACAGAACTTTATATAAAGGCCAGTTTTAACCCTAAATACTCATTTCTTAGTTTTCATTCTAATCAAAGCCGAGCCAATCGAAATTCCGTAGAATTATTTACCGAACTACTCGATAAGCAAGTAGAAGGTGTCTCTGAAATTAATAACGAAAGGGCTTTTACTATTGATTTTACAGGTGGTTATCGTTTGCTGTTTAAATTATTCGGAAACAGGTCAAATATTATCCTTTATAAGGAAAAGGAGTTGATTTCGCTATTTAGAAATGATCTGCAGGCAGATAAAGATTTAAGTTTAGCTGATCTGGGTACTGTGCTTGATTTGAGTACAGAAGGAATCATTGATAGGTTAGAAGACGGAAAGCCCCCGATCGTTTTATGGGATAAGGATATATTAAAGGTATTTAAAAAAAGAATTCAGGGTATTGAAGAGATTAATGACCAGGCCGAAATTGCCTTATCATTACATGATGAACTTTCGGAGGCTGAAGAATATTCTGTAATTTTCGATCCTGAAAAATCAAATTACATTCTTTCTTTGTTAGATCCGAAGCATTACGAAAATGATAATGTAAAATTTTCTACCAGGGATCCACTTGAAGCATCAACGAAATTATTTTATTCCTTTATAGGCATTTTTGCTCTTTCTGAGCTTAAGAAAAAGATTAATTCATACATAGATAAAAGGCTTAAGCAAACCAGATCTTATATTAAAAAGTCTGAAAAAAGGCTTGAATATCTTGAAGGTGAAGCCAGGTTCAGACAGTTCGGGGATATTATAATGGCTAACATGCATAATATTTCGCCGGGTATTAAAAAGGTAGAGCTTCAGGACTTTTACAATAATAATGAAATGGTTGAGATTCCATTAAAGAAAGGACTTTCTCCTCAGAAAAATGCTGAGAATTATTATAGAAAGGCAAAAAACCAGGAAAAAGAAATAGAAATGCTTTTGGAGAAGATCGAAGAAAGTAACGAAAGAATTGACGAATTAGATTCGCTTAAGAAGTTTGTTCAAAATGAAAATGATCTGAAAGCATTAAAAAAGACTGTTAAAAATCTTGGACTCGATTCAAGAGGAAGGCAAACTGAAATAATAAAGCCATACAAACCATATGAAAAAGATGGATTTCAGATATGGGTAGGGAAAAATGCATCCTCGAATGATGAGCTTTCTTTGAAATATGGGTATAAAGAAGACCTATGGTTGCATGCTAAGGATGTGCCGGGTTCACATGTACTAATAAAGCATCAATCGGGTAGAGAAATTCCCAAAACAGTTATTGAGTTTGCAGCTGCATTGGCAGCTAAATACAGTAAGAGGAAAAATGACACTTTATGTCCTGTTATAGTTACTCCCAAAAAGTATATCAGGAAGGTTAAGGGGAGTCCGGCTGGAGCAGTAATGGTAGATAAAGAAGAAGCGGTACTCATGATTGAGCCCGCTCCATAGAAATTTATTAATATCCCAATACCTGATCAGATCATATCAATCTTCAGGGTATTGGTTCTTTTCTTATCTTCTAAAGGCATACTAGCCATCTGAACGATGAGATCTCCTTTTTCTACATAACCCATTTTTTCAATGATCTTTTTCTGATCTTCAAAAGTTTCGTCAGTAGTTGGGCCACCATCGTAATAAACACCTCTGACACCCCAAACCAGGCTCAGTACATTCAATAATTTTTTATTACTCGTGAAGATGAAAATACTGGCTTTAGGCCTGTGGCAAGAAGCTCTGATGCCGGTATAACCTGAATTAGTAATGCCAAAAATAGCTTTAGCCCCGGTTCTTTTTGCAAGACGACAAGCAACAAGTACGAGGTTATCACTTACGAAAGTTGGAGATTCATCTCTTACGTAACTGGTATGATGAAAATAAATACTTTCAGTTCTCGATTCAACGATACTAATTGTCTTAGCCATACTAGTAACTGATTCGACTGGATATTTACCAGCGGCACTTTCGGCAGAAAGCATAATAGTATCTGCTCCATCCATTACTGCGTTTGCAATGTCATTTGTTTCAGCCCTTGTAGGTCTAGGATTCTCGATCATACTCTCCATCATTTGAGTGGCAATGATCACCGGTTTTCCCATTAGATTACATTTATGAACAATGCTTTTCTGAATGGTAGGAACCTCTTCCATAACTACCTCAACACCAAGGTCTCCACGAGCAACCATAATAGCGTCAGTAACCTCAATTATCTCATCGATATTCGCTACTGCCTGAGGTTTTTCAATTTTCGCAATTACTCTTGCAGACCGACCAGCTTCAGATATTTTTTCTTTAATATCCCGAACATCATCTGCCTTTCTTACGAATGAAAGAGCAATCCAATCAACATCCTGCTCAAGTCCGAATTCAAGATCTTTTTTGTCTTTTTCGGTTAAAGAAGGAGCAGAAACCTCTGATTGAGGCAGGTTGATTCCTTTTCTGGATTTTAATGGTCCTCCATAGATTATTTCAGTAACAATTTCAGTAGGACTTGTGGAAACGACCTTTAATTCGATTTTTCCATCGTCTATGAGAATCATTTCTCCAGCTTTCACATCATTTACGATGTCCTTATAGGTGGTTCCGATCCGCTCTGCATTACCAACAATATCCTCAGTGGTTATTGTTAATTTATCACCTTCCTTTATGACTACTTCGCCATTTTCAATTTCCTGGGTTCGAATCTTGGGTCCTTGAAGGTCTTGAAGCAAAGCCACGTGAGTATCGAGTTCATCATTGAGCTCCCGAACATATTGGATGACTTTTCTATGATCATCATGTGTCCCATGAGAAAAGTTAAGCCTGAACACATCTGCTCCTGCTTTTATAAGCTTCCTCAACATATCCTTATTGTTACTGGCGGGACCAACAGTAGCAATTATTTTAGTTTTATTAAACTTAATTTCGTCTGACATGAGTTAAAATAATAGGTTTTCTTTTGACTTAATCTGTGTGTAATTTATCGGTGTTATAAAGTTTATTTCATTTAAGGTCTTGATTTTATTAATTATTTCATCGGCATTAAACGAATCACTTTCTTTAATAAGAAACAGGAAATCAAATTGTTTTAATTCAGGAATTAAAAACAGATTTCCAACGCGTTCATGATTGGCAGCTTTATTTTCTATTAACTTTAGATATCCGGCAGGTGTTTCATAAAGATAATTACAAATTTCAATATTTTCATTACCGCTTTCAAGCTGAAAGTCATTTTCTTTTACTAATTGAATATTTAAAAGTTTATTCAATAGCCACGCTAACTTGTATGCTTTTAAAGTACAAGATATCCCAACTGCCTTAAAATCAATAATTAAGCTTTTTTCAAGCTTGGTT encodes the following:
- a CDS encoding NFACT RNA binding domain-containing protein, translating into MHLTAYFISVQANELDNYFRGSEEHLYMAECYSQNKDEVIFGFANSSTELYIKASFNPKYSFLSFHSNQSRANRNSVELFTELLDKQVEGVSEINNERAFTIDFTGGYRLLFKLFGNRSNIILYKEKELISLFRNDLQADKDLSLADLGTVLDLSTEGIIDRLEDGKPPIVLWDKDILKVFKKRIQGIEEINDQAEIALSLHDELSEAEEYSVIFDPEKSNYILSLLDPKHYENDNVKFSTRDPLEASTKLFYSFIGIFALSELKKKINSYIDKRLKQTRSYIKKSEKRLEYLEGEARFRQFGDIIMANMHNISPGIKKVELQDFYNNNEMVEIPLKKGLSPQKNAENYYRKAKNQEKEIEMLLEKIEESNERIDELDSLKKFVQNENDLKALKKTVKNLGLDSRGRQTEIIKPYKPYEKDGFQIWVGKNASSNDELSLKYGYKEDLWLHAKDVPGSHVLIKHQSGREIPKTVIEFAAALAAKYSKRKNDTLCPVIVTPKKYIRKVKGSPAGAVMVDKEEAVLMIEPAP
- the pyk gene encoding pyruvate kinase, which encodes MSDEIKFNKTKIIATVGPASNNKDMLRKLIKAGADVFRLNFSHGTHDDHRKVIQYVRELNDELDTHVALLQDLQGPKIRTQEIENGEVVIKEGDKLTITTEDIVGNAERIGTTYKDIVNDVKAGEMILIDDGKIELKVVSTSPTEIVTEIIYGGPLKSRKGINLPQSEVSAPSLTEKDKKDLEFGLEQDVDWIALSFVRKADDVRDIKEKISEAGRSARVIAKIEKPQAVANIDEIIEVTDAIMVARGDLGVEVVMEEVPTIQKSIVHKCNLMGKPVIIATQMMESMIENPRPTRAETNDIANAVMDGADTIMLSAESAAGKYPVESVTSMAKTISIVESRTESIYFHHTSYVRDESPTFVSDNLVLVACRLAKRTGAKAIFGITNSGYTGIRASCHRPKASIFIFTSNKKLLNVLSLVWGVRGVYYDGGPTTDETFEDQKKIIEKMGYVEKGDLIVQMASMPLEDKKRTNTLKIDMI
- a CDS encoding IPExxxVDY family protein, whose protein sequence is MKKTKLEKSLIIDFKAVGISCTLKAYKLAWLLNKLLNIQLVKENDFQLESGNENIEICNYLYETPAGYLKLIENKAANHERVGNLFLIPELKQFDFLFLIKESDSFNADEIINKIKTLNEINFITPINYTQIKSKENLLF